The Ipomoea triloba cultivar NCNSP0323 chromosome 14, ASM357664v1 region acaatttgaaacctccacattcacacatttcagggttatatgtttgataatttttattttttttagaaaaaaaaaagagtgaaacggcgtcgtattggacccaggtccaccttgcaaggtggactgggtccacggcataatttgcgacATCCACCTGAGAAGGCTATCGCGCCAAATCTACGCTCAATAAGTCTCTGTGTGTgtgaaaattgcaattttaattagGCAAAATGTATATTGAATTATCAATTAAGTAAAAGGTTAATAGGATAATGGCCGAACCCTTAAAATCAACAACAAAATTCTGGCAGCATATGTTGATGGCCAATCTTGTATCAGGGACACCTTGTTGGATACgaataattttcattttcattcatgGGTCCTAATTCCTATGTCCGTTACGACTTTTAACAAAATCCAAAACACGAAAcactccaaatatatataaaggaatTCAGAATTAAAGGTTTAGAATGGTTTTCAAATTCCATTTTCATACGTATGGACCTCTTATATccaataattaatcaaattaggtTTCAAATTAATAACTAATATGTAGTCAAACTACAACTAGATTTTATATGAAGGAGCTCTCTAATGTCTTTTATCCATTTAAGAAATTTGGAATTCACAACTTTATTGGAAGACATGTTTTGTAGGATCAAAACTTTATCTGGTTTCATTACACTTGTGTAGCAAAACTCGACTCTTCGAGCTACAACCCAACAATCACTCAGCACCTGTTGGCTCTGATATCAATTGTAAAATCAAACACTTATCACTAAGTTGGGATCAAAATGTATAGCTAGTAACAAATGCATtcataactttatttccttatatttgcGTAGCGGTTAGTGCTGCAATCCGATCTTGCTGAACTCGCCTCTCCGAGCCACAGTCGAAGAGTTTTACTTGACTGGCTAGATAGTATAAGCCAAGTGTTTATAAAAAAATGGAGTCTAAGATCCGTcccgtctcacagattgagactcGTGAAACGGATCCACACAATTCTTACCCTTAAAAAAAATCAGTCTAAGAAGATTACGGTAGAAAGCATTAGGCGTAAATTGAGGGTGGTGATGGAGACATGTAACCTCCACCTTGAATTTTAATGGCAATGGTGCACATCAATTGTCACTTTGAGTAATGCAACCTCTTCAATAAAACTTTACCTTGCTTGGGCTATTGGGTTTACTTGTGGTATGGGACATGGGTTTTCATTCTTTTGTATTTCCCCCAACTTTTACTAAGTTTTTTGCTCATTTTGAGGTTGCCAATTATTCTATTCATTCACGTGAAGGTAACTTTCCAATCAGCCGCAATTAAGCTAAGAATGTaatcttaaaaataaatattaaaaatcaatCATTGAATTTATACGAAAAGGTTTGTGTCCacagtttatttaattaagtgtAGGGAAGAGTGAAGaggatgtatatataaaattttcactaTAAGAGGCTGCTTAGTTGACATTATATGTTTAAGGGTCTCATGTCATAGAAAGAAATGCTATATATATCATTCTTTGGTTTGGGagagtataaaattattaagagGTCAGGTAGTATCATGAGAGtcttaaaattgattttataGTTCATTTCACCCACACTTAGTATCCCATTTATCTAAATTTCAAGTCAGCTAAGATCACAAAGCgcgtgacaggataattggacaAAGCATCGGACCCAATCCGACGCTCTTGGTTTAACCCGTCAGAGCAGTGAAGGCAATCAAATAAGTAACGGTCAGAGTCAAAAGAGTAGAACAATACACTTAAAAGCAGATCAAGGAGCACATGCATTTATTATGAGCACCACCTAATTAAATAGCAGGAGTTATATGGAGGATCAACACACTTATGGAGGAGAGCGCCTTAATTACTATAGAACAGAACCATTATTGAGAGGAGCCATTGTAGTTATTAGGTAGCCTTGTAATCATTAGTTATTATCTCTTATAAAGTCTGATCCCATGTAGCAAGAGGGGGGACGCACTCTGAGATCTTGTACTCATACTCTTAGCAATACAAACTATTCTATTTGTCTCTATTTACTTATACTCAAATATATCATTTGGTAACATATTTACTTTCAACGAATTTACTCAGTGCACACTCTCGAGTAGTGCCCTCTGAGATCTTGTACTCATACTCAAAACTCATCCAAAGAATTTAGCCAATTCCCATCCACAAAGACAATTCATTCATCACCCACTACCTTGAGTGAACAAATTGAGTGCGGCTTCCCTATCCCCATGGCCTCTCCTCCATGCACAAGCACAAGCACTTGTTCTTGACAGTTGCACTGTGAAAGCAATTGATCTTTGTTTCCTCCAAATTATTGATCAATGGTTTAGTCAGTTGTCAATTAACATGGATAGTGATTTGATAAAACCAATTTTGCTCATGTTTGTAGGCTAGGGAACTAGATTAGATACAAGTCACACCAACAACAATATATGTATAGTGGTATATAGGCAGTAGAAATAGATGGGAGCTAAAGCATATATATAGAACACACTTTTCTTGAGGCAAGTAGAATCTAAGAtagttgtttaatttgttacttatgataaaaattataatacgcattacagaaaatttaataccaatttgaaatgaataaattgttacttataatagatatactgtaatatttatatgtgaaattgtgaaacTATTTAAGATAAAATGATTGTTagtaatgataaatattgtaatgctTAGAACTGAAATTGTGATAATTACACATCCAATTATCTAAAAATTGATCATCTCACAGATAAAGATTTATGAGATTGTCTCACACACGTTTCTGccttattaaaattaattgaatttaaaaaaaaatgaaatggagTAGAGAAAAAGGTGCAGGCAGGATAGGAAAGAGAGAGGAAGGAGAGGGAAGGAAAGGACATGTCTAAAGCTGTGGCATTCAAAAAGTTGATTTTGTGGTAGAAGAGAGGGTGGGGTAGCTAATATGTATTCCAATAGTTATACTAGGTGTCCGGGTCTACTTCGCAAACTGGACCCGtcataaattatgaatatttagttttgaacattcagtatataaattgtgaacatttatgTAAACTATGTATGTTACACCGAATTCAACTTGGGTCCACCGAATAATTTGCCTATGTATTCTTCCGGATCCGGAGCTATACTACGAGAAATTTTGCTTGCTTAATTGATATGTTTCACTTTCATTCTATTCCGCGTGTCAGTCACTTAGTTGAATAGTAATAGGAGagtctcattttttttttttcaattttcaaatttatggTGTGGTGAACAGTCACTTTATAACATGTTTTGCAAAATTTCCTTGCTTGGGTATCACGAGTTCATATTTCCATAAATTTGAGTGGATAATTAGTTCATATTtgagaaatatatatagtttcattCCTAAGTCCTCACACTTAATTTGTCCCACTCCCCATCTTAACCCAACCCAAAGTAATTTATGGGTGAAGGATCAGATGGCTAAACTCAATATCCCGCCATCAAAATATAGTACTGATCGATTGCTAcacatttataataaaagaaagttaCGCATTCGCTATTAGTCGCCATCAAAATATAGTACTGATTGCTAtacatctataataaaataaagttacgcATTCGCTATTAGTTATAGTTTATTGCGTAATGATAAGCGTTTGATCATTACAATTgacatttaagaaaaaaaagtagTAATGTTCACTTTCCTAATTAAAAACTACTAACATTTTActttcacaatttacctttcaCAGCAAGTTTGGTTCACAATGAATTTTATGGAAATAGATCGaaatactattccataaggaatgaaaTAGGCAAAGAATATaacatgaattgtattctattgtttggttcgttgaAGGAATAGTTCATTCCCGAAAATAAAAGGCATTAACAAACAACGTAATAGAGTTGCTCTCAGAAATGTCATTCCATTGCAGACCTATTCTGCGAATCAAAcatattattcttttaaattttttaatgtgaATCACAATTCAATCACTAggatatataaatttaaaaatagtattatattttatgtatattcttaaatattgattatctCTTACAAATTGGGAAGGAgtaatcagtgttgcaaaaatcccgcctaagTGTcaattaatcggtgcctaggcgctaggcaccaGCCAGCCACCTAGTGTATCACCAAAATCGATGGTCTAGGCAGCTGACAAGCTAGGCGCTAACAGCCTAGGCCCCCTTGGGCCCTTGGCACCGACTGGgccgcctaggcaccgactagaccACCTAGTCGGcagattaactattgttctttttttttaaatgatttatttcattcaaaacgatattgtttttgggtaaataactctaaattgttcaaattctagatatttttaagttaatatttaatatattaatattaactattaaaatattaactaatttatagttattaagtcttaaacaaaattaaaaaataaataaataattacacaaaCAGCTAAGCGCCGATTAATCGCTGCTTAGGCGTCCTAGGCGTTAGGTGGTCCCCGAGAACCCAAGGAacgcctagcaattttttcaacaatgggagtaataattaataaataaataattagttgAGGTTAAAGAGTTATATTTAGAGAGAGGAATTGAAGATATGACATAGAAAATGAGGATACTCAAAAAAGAGATAGAGTTGGGAGGTGAGGGTGGGAGGGGGGCAAAAAGACAAAAGAGACTAGGTTTGTAGGGTTATGAAAGAAATGAAAGATGGATGGTTGGTTGGTTGTTTGGGCATTTTCCAAGAACACAAAAACCCCTCCCCCTATACTATTTCCCCTCGTTGATTAGCTTCTATTCCTTTTTCCTTGTGAATGAATGAAGGAATGACTGGGTGGTGAAAGGGGAAAGCTAAGGGTGGATGGAGAATGGATGGGAAAGGGCTAAGTCTAAATGCATGATACTTGTTGGTGGGTTAGCTGGCAACCCCTGCCCCCTCCCTAGGACCCATCCCCAAGATTCCTGACCATTTTCTCtgtttaaaaaattagagacttaaagaaactttttttttttttttttataacacaAATGGGTCATTCAATTCAAATTGAATCCAGAATTTTCATCGTCGAACAGAGTGACTAATCACATCGCTGAACCATCAAACAGAGTGACTAATTCCCTTGTTGAACCATCAAACAGATCAAAGTGACTAATCCTCTTGCTGAATTGTAGGTACATCTGTAAAGGATTATGAGTTCAACTAAActagttataataattataatttgccAATATTTTAAATCATAGGTAAAATAAGAGTATGAAGGCCAGGGTTAGTGTAAAGGATGGGATGGGAATACAATAgggaaaaaaatagaaaaaaaaaaagtagctgTATAAGGATGGGATCAAGATAGAATGGATCAAAACattattaaaacataaaagaCTAGtagtaacaaaaattaaatttaaatgtatttaAATGAGTAACCAATCATATATACCTAAATGAATAAACTTATTAGCAAATGGATGGTATGGACAACTCATTTTTCAATCTTGTTAAGAAACCTATTACATTGAGAAAGCTATACatataataatgaatataatcaTAGTATACATGCAAACACTATCTTAATGAGTCTgctaaaacatttatttaatttaataatttaagaCCCATGATGATAAAATGTGTGGATTGGATCCCTTGTACAGATTAGGATCTGATCGGTGCCTAATTGCGTGAGTTGCGATTTACTTCTGCAATGACTTTAGTAAGAAGGGTTGTGGGATTAGAACTAGTCGGGTTAAATTGGGATTAcctaagaagaaaaaaaatgtaattcacTTAAAAAATCATTAGGGAAAATTAGTTTTACCCACTTTGcttgtaaaatcatattttatgaAACCATTTTCCTCTCCCTGTTATCAAAGAATCAATTGCCCTCCTAATCTTAATGTCAAGACAACTGTCAATGCAGAAACCTACACACTGCCCACTTTTGTCACtgaaccaaaataaaaataaaaacattttaaaattccaTATAggtcaataataataacttttaccatttttttttctctaacaaCCAGCGCTAAAAACGAAAATGTTATTTGTAATggatttttatttcaaataatataatgcacCAAATGATATTGTTGAGTCCAGTcttttgaatttattcactATATATGAACTTTTTCAATCTTATCATgagtgaataaaataaaatcatatgaaatgattaaaaaaaaatttaagcatGTATGTTGGTAAAATACATGACtatgttgaacatataatatataaaatataaaaatgcaattcaactatcaatttAGACTTTAATTTTAAGTGTGACGAAACACATTATTCAATTTCCTATCAAAGTCATACACCTACAAAATGTTAGAGACTAAAGTCTACATGTTGATTGGAGTCCATCAAAAAGTAATCCGTCCGCACACATGAGAAACTACAtgttaaacatataatatataaaacatgccTTCCGGAACTTAGTGTAGTTGGTTCGTTGCCAACTTAATTAAAAGTCATGATTGGAGGCGATAGTGTGTTGGGAGAGGGCAGGATGCCAAAAAGTTTGGATTGAATCACTTGTATGCACACGAAGACTAGGATCTGATCAGCGGACACACATAGgcacacacacatgcacatatatatgtaacataaCTGTACAATTTAACTCTCATTATaacttttaattgaaatgaaacaCAACTCACTAATGtcaaaagaaacaaatattataatataataatattgcaATATTTTATGTCTTATACTATACCTACTCTATAACGTAACTTAATGTAAAATTACTTTTAGGCTGCATGGTAAAAGGgtaacaattaaaattaatataaaaatcctaaaattCACTCACCTCTCTCTAGAAACAGATATAGAGACCCAAATATATATAggtaaagaaaaggaaaaaaggctTTGTTGAAGCTGATAAGGTATATAAGCAAACCATCCACCACCCAAAACTTGAATCCATCCATCCATACTCTCTCCTCCGCTCCCAATCTAacaccattatttttttttcctttttatttttctcttttcttttgtttgatgTTAACTGAAAGAAATATTCTTGAAAACAACTTTTCTTCTCTATTTGCTTGCACAACTAAGAGATCAAAGTTGTTCCTGTATATAAGCCTAGCTTGGATTGTTTGATCACTCTTCCAAGCATGAATCAAAGCCAAAGATTATCATGAGTACTTGCATTGAAATGGCTTTCTTCCCCACCAATTTCATGCTCCAAACTCCCCATGAGGATGACCATCAACCCTCCACTTCTCTCAACCCCCTCCTCCCCTCTTGCACTCCTCAAGATTTCCATGGTTCTCTctccctcctctctctctctatatatatatatatgtgtgtgcgggCACCCACGAGCAAGAACCCCCGGGACATAGCTCAGTGGCAAAAGACTGGGTGTGACTGTGGTGACCAGCAAATGCCTGGGTCTGAATCTTGGGAAAAAGCAAGCACTCAGATCACTGTGTCGAGCGCCTTGGGGCATAGCTCAGTGGCAAAAGACTGGGTGTGGCTGTGGTGGCCAGCAAATGCCCTGGTCTGAATCTTGGGAAAAAAATAAGCACTCAGATCACTGTGTCGAGCACCCTAGAGCATAACACAGTGGCAAGTGGCTATGGTGACCAGCAAATGCTTGAGTCTAAATTATGGGAAAAAAGCAAGCACTCAGATCACTGTGTCACTGAGGCGCATCATAACCCACGATTTAatttacatctttttttttaaaggcaaaTTAAGTTTGTTGTGATCTTTCTTATGTGTTGCAGGAGTGGCATCATTTCTAGGGAAGAGATCTATGTCATTTTCCGGGGTGGAGACACCAAATTGTGAAGAAGCACATGGCGGAGAGGATGATCTGTCAGATGATGGGTCCCAGGCAGGGGAGAAGAAGAGGAGATTGAACATGGAGCAAGTGAAGACTCTTGAGAAGAACTTTGAGCTGGGAAACAAGCTTGAGCCTGAGAGGAAAATGCAGCTAGCCAGGGCCCTTGGGCTGCAGCCTAGGCAGATTGCCATTTGGTTTCAGAATAGGAGGGCAAGGTGGAAAACTAAGCAATTGGAGAAAGATTATGAAGTCCTTAAGAGACAGTTTGATGCCATCAAATCTGAAAATGATGCCCTCCAAGCCCAAAACCAGAAGCTTCATgcagaggtatatatatatattcatctttttttttttttttttacccattttTGGATCTTGAAACCATCTTAATTGGGATCTATCTATGGATCAAACAAATTCAAttctataatatttaattggCCTGGGTTGGTTAAAACATCAAGTCACATAATTTGTAGTATTGTTAGACCACACTGTTCATGATTGGTGATTTAGTGTCATCATATCAATAATCATAATATGATAATCATTGAGTTATGATAACATACATCTTTTAGTTGTTCAATACAAAGGAATGAATATATCCAATACTAGCTTAGTTAATTAGCTAGCTtgtgtttaatttaaaagtaattgATCATCAGAGGTAAGTATGAGGGGATAAAGTGATGGGCTATCtctagagtttttttttttttttttttttttttcctttttttttttcgggcATAGGTAAACCCTGAATTGTGACCCTAGTCGACAAAAGATTACAATGAAGTAAACCAGTCTAGATtatccatagctgaccggctcaaaccaaggggACAAAGATaaggattcaaactcgtgaccttgatTTTGGTTGGGGTTACCTCTTGTAGAGTATTTATTGGGGCTAGGGGTGAGGTGGGTCAGCAACAATGCATCGTTTTGATCTACCGATACTAAATAAGAACAAGAATTTTTACAgaaagtttttattattattgatcaatcgCGTTTACAAATTACAAGATCAGGGAGATAGTCCTAGTTAGAGCAAGACTGGTAACTCTATGCAGAGATAGAGCGAGAATCCtaaaatctataaaatacagAACCGTAACAAGATCAACTtggggttttgttttgtttaatttaattaatcttcacatgtatgtatgtatatatgtttttgaATTGAGAATAAATCAAAAGTGGTGGCCTGGCTCTCAGATAATGGCACTGAAGAACAGGGATCACCAACCCACAGAGTCCATAAACCTGAACAAAGAAACAGAAGGATCATGCAGCAACAGAAGTGAGAACAGCTCAGAGATCAAGCTGGACATCTCAAGACCCCCAGCCATTGATAGCCACCCCCCAATCACTCCCAATACCAGCAGATCTCTCTTCCCACCCAACACTCTCAGTAGGCCAGCTGGGATGGCCCACCTCTTCCATCACAACCCTTCATCCTCCTCAAGGCCCCCTTCATCATCAGATCTCCACCCTCAATCTGTCAAAGAAGAAACCCTATCCAGCATGTTCTGTGGCATTGATGACCAGTCAGGGTTTTGGCCATGGTTGGAGACACAACACTTCAATTAAGTCCCTATGGTGATCCatccatcattattattatttttacttcttttatttcTTGGGTTTGTTGAGTGCATTTTCATATAAGATTTGGGGCTTAATTAGTTTATGAGAGTTCTTTCTTTGTATGGTGTATAAATTAAAGTAGCAAACTTAAGAAGTATTACTTTTCAtgaatcctttttttttttttttaatcagatcTTTATGGggaaataataattgaaaagaTGTGTCTTTTGCATTACATTATGCCATGTTTCTTATCTACCAATCCAAGGCTGTGTGTTTATTAATGTCCAAACTATTTTCATTTGGTGCAATAATTATATGTAAGAGATTTGGCTTAGGTCAACTGGTATTACTTAAATTATATGATGGTAATAATTTATGGGCAAATCTTAGGACATCTTCAGAGggaataataattaagaaagatGTGTCTTTTTGCATTGATTGCCCATGTTTTCCACATCTAGGAAGGAAGAAAGGATTGGCCCACCAAAAATATTCCAAACTTTATTTATACTTCTTCATTCCAATTTTACGTGTCTGGTTcgaaatttgacaaaattttatattattaaatttaatattaatatataaaatctatatatttagaaattataataaaaatactattaaatataaaaaatattaatttgacatataaataataaacctGACTGATAAATTGAAACACAAGTATATGCTAGTGATTGCTTAGCATGCATGATTCCTATCAATTAATATATGGagtaatttgtattttattttattgtattatttatttattttgtgtggTTTCTTGCTTTGGGATCATGCCCTTGTCCTTCACTGCCCCAAAAGTAGTGTTGTCCTTTTTCTTTTGGTGCTAAATTTCATGGCTTGCTACGTAGCTCAATATCAATCTtacttttaattgcaacttgTACGTCACAGCATGGTGCGGTGGGAATTGTCCTTACATTtatttttggaataattttaCTTATAATTCATGATTTTTGTGACACTCTcatatttagtatttaatttttaatttaaccatatttattcttatgtttttattaaaCCACTAGATATTTTGATGAGTAGGCTCTAACTATAAGAGATACATTTAATCTCAACTCGTGATATATTTAGGCTAATTAATTTCCATTCGCACTGAATGGTCCAATTAAAGGGTCAAGTGCTGACcatattaatttttctatatGAGAGGGAGCTTTATCCTCTCGACACATTTTAAAGTATGAGAATGTACTGTTACTCACGCTAACCAAACTggtaaaaaggaaaagaaacttGAGATTTTAAGGGTAAGAACTAAGAAGTTTACTATTTACATTTTACCCCAACATGCAGAGGAAACATTAACAGCAGCCTTTGGTAAGAGTGCGTAGGCGTAGGGTGGGAGGGGAAGAGTATCAAACACACATTCCGAGGAGGGGAAGAGGACAAGCAGAGAGAAGAgtggaagaaaacaaagagagTTGGAAATGGTCATTCTCGTGAAGGGGACGTTGGCAAACTTGTGCTGACAAGTGACAATGAGAGGGGAATTCAATCCActataaacaaattttaatataatcaagaaaaatatatatatgaaatagatgatgtgaaatagtaatTGTTGAAAAATTAGTTCAACATGATATTTTAAGtggttattttaaaataaagttttgaGTGAGGTATATATATGGTTTAGATCAAGTTAAAATGAATTCATGTTTGTTTTTAGAAATACtatgattctttacaagatagtatctgttatatattttttcaaacattttcagtTCAAAGAATCTAAGCCCGCACAATCGGAGTTCGAACCTATAATCACTCATTTGAATTCATGATTTTTAGATGTGAggtttattttgatatatattatacaccCAATTGATGCAATTAAGCCAATTAGTCTATAAACATGCATCAGGTAAAAAAACATGGCAAAAGTGAcatgaaattaatttaaaaaaataaaataaaaaaagaaagacgaaacataatttttttatatttaaaattttattttttgaataaaaatgtcaccttcagacatttttattggttatCTTATGATAACATGATAACCAACACAATTGTATCAATTTAATAAGGTGTCTAATTAAACCTTTTTTAATAGTTCAAGAGTCTACTATAtattttgtactaaaaaaaaagggtcTACCATTTTGTTTAAGTTTGAGACTCTGAACATTTGTCatatgattattataaatatttaaccaCTATGCGTCCTAGTTCTAGTCCACATTTACTTCGTTTTATTTAGAGTTAAAAGATggggaaaaagaaaatcaatccAGTCTAcaagttcaaattgaaaatgatGCGTTGCAAGTTGTCCAAGAACTTAGTGAGGATGAGGGTGTTTGTTCTTTTAACCTCTTAATTTTAGATATTAAAGATATGTGAGGTTCTTTGTCACACGTAACTATATCTCTCATGTTAAACGTACTATGGACATATTTGCCCATCTGTTAACTAGGGAAGCATGTTCTATGTCTGTACGTCAGAAGAGAAGATCGACCCTCTTTCTTTTATTG contains the following coding sequences:
- the LOC116004958 gene encoding homeobox-leucine zipper protein ATHB-13-like; amino-acid sequence: MSTCIEMAFFPTNFMLQTPHEDDHQPSTSLNPLLPSCTPQDFHGVASFLGKRSMSFSGVETPNCEEAHGGEDDLSDDGSQAGEKKRRLNMEQVKTLEKNFELGNKLEPERKMQLARALGLQPRQIAIWFQNRRARWKTKQLEKDYEVLKRQFDAIKSENDALQAQNQKLHAEIMALKNRDHQPTESINLNKETEGSCSNRSENSSEIKLDISRPPAIDSHPPITPNTSRSLFPPNTLSRPAGMAHLFHHNPSSSSRPPSSSDLHPQSVKEETLSSMFCGIDDQSGFWPWLETQHFN